A genomic region of Mus musculus strain C57BL/6J chromosome 7, GRCm38.p6 C57BL/6J contains the following coding sequences:
- the Olfr298 gene encoding olfactory receptor 298, giving the protein MSNDTRITGFILMGFSAAPELQTVCGLFFLVMYVAVIMSNLLLITLITLDLKLQTPMYFFLKNLSLLDIFFISVPIPNFFINSITHNNSISILGCALQVFLMTSFASGDVFVLTAMSYDHYVAICCPLHYETIMSSGNCVLMVGVSWAIGVLFGALYTAGTFSMPFCGSIVIPQFFCDVPSLLRISCSDILVVIYTSLGMGVCLGMSCFICVVISYFYIFSTVLKIPTTKGQSKAFATCLPHLTVFSVFIVTACFVYLKPPSVVPSISDRLFSVLHTVLPPALNPVIYSLRNSDVKRALKRLQQNLCPSGSLHVTIQSNCPWFCGSHIKQIL; this is encoded by the coding sequence ATGTCCAATGACACTAGAATAACAGGGTTCATCCTTATGGGATTCTCGGCTGCTCCTGAACTACAGACTGTATGTGGGCTGTTCTTTCTGGTAATGTACGTTGCAGTCATAATGAGTAACCTCCTCCTCATCACACTCATCACCCTGGATCTGAAACTCCAAACACCTATGTACTTTTTCTTGAAGAATTTGTCCCTGttggatatcttctttatttctgtACCAATCCCAAATTTCTTTATCAATAGCATAACTCACAATAACTCAATTTCTATTCTGGGTTGTGCCCTCCAagtgtttttaatgacttcttttgcaTCTGGGGATGTATTTGTTCTAACAGCAATGTCATATGACCACTATGTTGCCATCTGCTGTCCCCTACACTATGAGACCATCATGAGTAGTGGTAACTGTGTGCTGATGGTGGGTGTTTCCTGGGCTATTGGAGTACTCTTTGGAGCTTTATACACAGCTGGCACATTTTCCATGCCTTTCTGTGGCTCCATTGTGATCCCACAgtttttctgtgatgttccctcATTGTTAAGGATCTCCTGCTCTGACATACTTGTGGTCATTTATACAAGTCTTGGAATGGGTGTTTGTCTGGGCATGTCTTGTTTCATCTGCGTTGTGATCTCTTACTTTTACATTTTCTCCACTGTGCTGAAGATTCCTACCACTAAAGGTCAGTCCAAAGCATTTGCCACCTGCCTCCCCCATCTCACTGTTTTCAGTGTTTTCATTGTTACAGCTTGCTTTGTCTATCTGAAGCCACCCTCAGTTGTACCATCAATTTCAGACAGGCTGTTTTCTGTGCTACACACTGTGTTGCCTCCAGCACTTAATCCTGTGATTTACAGCCTGAGAAATAGTGATGTCAAGCGTGCTTTGAAGAGGTTGCAACAAAATCTCTGTCCAAGTGGTTCACTTCATGTAACAATTCAAAGTAACTGCCCATGGTTTTGTGGCTCACATATTAagcaaattttgtaa